The Drosophila sulfurigaster albostrigata strain 15112-1811.04 chromosome 3, ASM2355843v2, whole genome shotgun sequence genomic sequence GAATCGAATCCTTAACCCAGGTGTTCACAGTTTCTCTGTACATATATAGAACTATGATGTTAGATGGATGGATGTGTGTGCAAGCATGTAAAAACTAAAACGAGACTTATTCAACAATTGCAAAGGGGATCAGAAACGTTTCTGACCCTGATGCTCATCCTGATCCCGATCCTGATTGCTTTGTGTAATCCTCATTTTAATCTTATGTAAAAAGTGCTGTACATTTTGTGTAGACTTCGATGCAAGtttacaaattattgtttaaattattttacaaattatatatagacttttatatattcatagatatatatatatattttctagtTAGTATTTACTTTACTATAGTACCTTTTTAGTTATAGTTATTATGTTTATATCTGCCTGGTTTACTGTCTTCGATAGCACTTGCTGCTTGCATCACAGAGGTCattatttaatgcattaattattatcttttgtgtatttttaataatttcatgcATATGCCAATTGataatttagttgaattttgtatgtaaaaacaaatactCCATGCCATAACGTTAAATTACACTACTGATAATGAGAATGATATATGCATTGTGCACAGCATTAAATAAGTTAAGCATTGTAAccataaatagaaaatgtttgacaccaattaaacacaaaaaaagaaaacaaaagcaagaaCGAACATTcgaaaattattcaaaatggattattgtaaaacaatatacatatataaaatgatatgaaaggtaattaaaaagtatatttataattaaataatgataattacGTTAGCGACATGTAAAAGGATCAAGGATAAAacattgtattgtatttgtattcaatATATCATTTTAAGGTCAAATTCGAAATACACATaaacattaaacaataaatcTTAATCTCacaatgaaaaaaacaacaaaaaaaaccaaagattcgttttcaaaatattcgtcgttttatttataaatattatttataattttaattaatttaagattGACAAAACAACTCAGTTTCGTTCTGGGATGGGAACGACAACGTCCAATGATTACTAGGGAtagtttgtatattttacaattgcaTTAACTTAAGcgtagtatataaataataacttatgCGTCTAGTAGTAATCTCACTCGGGTCTAATCCGCTGCAACTTCAACTAAAATCTTTAATCCATCCATTAATAACGACGCTGGCGCAGACGCCGCAGATGCGTCACATCATTCGGCAAACGACCAACGCTGCTCTGCGGCACCTGGTAAGATGTGCGGCCAGAGTAAAAGGCAATCTCCTGCCCCTGATCCAtgtccttgttgttgccgctctccttgttgctgctggtcaACTGTAACTCGCTGACTTTGAGGTCGCTACGCTTTTGTGCCACCTGTAAAGTTGGTGCAGGTATCAGACCGTTGGGCAATGCCGGCAATAGCACATTCAAGTGATCCGCCTGCTGTTGGCCTCGTGTGACAGTCAGATGCGACGATTtacctgcagctgctgctgctagcgGTGGGAAGAGGGgtaaatgttgctgctgttgctggtagGGCACGAAGATGTTTGGCGTCAGATAAGGTTGTTGATTGGATTGAATGGAGGGACgctgcacttgctgctgctggaagtgttgttgttgctgctgttgttgctgttgtggctgcggctgctgtggttgctgctgttgataaGGACGTTGGTATTGTGTTTGATAAGtgatttgttgctgttgtgtttgctgcacgtggaaatgttgctgttgttgatagcgctgttggtgttgcagttgttgctgtggttgcaattgttgtgtttgtggcaCTGTCTGCTGATGGCGCTGTTGATATTGTTGCGTTATGTAGttcaactgttgctgctgctgttgatgctgttgctgctgttgttgatgttgctgctgctgctgctgatgttgctgctgctgctgctgatgttgctgctgctgttgttgctgctgctgttgttgctgctgctgttgttgatgttgatgtttaACTGACTGacgcagctgctgttgttgctgatgatgttgcacatgctgttgctgcatagTTGTAGCACCTTCGGTATTGCTGCTGCCAAATTTAGTGTTCAAGAAATCGCTTAGTGCCACATAAGAGGTTGGTGTGCCTTTTGGTTGAGGTTGATTGACGAGAGAATTGATAATGTTGCTTGGAGAGTTTGGAGCAATGCGTTGTCCCTCGGCGCGAGCAATCACAATGCTTGGCTGCGTGGGCAACAAAACTTGcggcagttgttgctgttgctgttgctgctgatgttgctgttgtagggAAACTGGTCGTTGTGGTATGGTCAGACTAGCAATCGCTACAAAATCAAAGATCggaaatatttgtaatgaCAACTTAATCTATTAGTATTctatgttgttgctgtcgcttgcctggtgctgctgctgccgccggcTTGgcatagttgtagttgttgctgttgctggcaacacttgttgttgctggcttgTTACGTTGCTGTTGgcgcaattgctgctgctgttggcgctgttgctgctgttcctggATGCTGCTAGTGGCGCTGCCTCGCTGTGGCTGGCTGCTCTTAAAGTTCTGTAAAATCGATTCATCAACAATGGCGCGAGTTAGCTTATCAAAGGGCAGGAAGGCAGAGGAAGGGGATAGGCTTGAAGTGGATTGCActgtttgcagttgttgtggcaatgtttgttgtgattgttgtgtttgtggttgttgttgttggtgtgatTGTGactgagtttgagtttgggttGTTGTGGGTGTATTAAAGTGGGTGTTGGGAGCAGTGTAAGAGTAGCCCGAAGCAATGGCCGAGATTTGTTGTGACAGTGTGGACAACGCAGCAGAAGCTGTTGTTCGctgtgtagttgttgttgtgctgcgtggtgtggttgttgttgtggtgccgCGTGTGCGCTGTTGCTGGGGTGCTTGTGTGCGATACGTCACATGACGATTACGACCACGCTGCGCTGTTGCCGCTATTGTTGGTCTGCTGCTgatgtgattgctgctgctggtggtgctgTGATGGCTGCTACTCGTGGTagtggtgctgctgctgctggcacgTGTTGCTGGCGTGTAGACGCGATTGCCGCGCGACACTTGGAAGTGTTGCAGGTTGCTTTGCACCGTATCCCAGTTGGCTTTTGGTTGTGCCGTCTCCCTATCCAAATGACGCACGGATACCTTCTTATTGGGTCCCAAGTCGGCGCCAGCGCGCACAGCCGACAAAGGGGAAGCCGTTGTGCGTTGAGTGGTAATAGAggttgtagctgctgttgttgctgttgatgtgcTGCTTGGTGTTGTTGACTTGCTGGCCAGCGACAGACGTGACAAACGCAATCGACTTGCTGCCAAGCGTTCCAGATAGCTGCGAGTTGGCGTCGTGCTGCGGGCCGTGGTTTTTGTggtggttttgcttttgtggttattgttgctgctgctggttgctggagTTGTGGTGCGACGCAGTATTGAATTGCTGTTACCAACACGTTTCTGTGCAAAACGTCTGTAGCCACGAATGCGCTCCTGTGTGCTGCTAATCTCCGTGACAGTTTCCGTTGAGGTCATCATGGTTGGTGTGGGTCTTGCGGTAGTTCTAGTGGTGGTACTGGtagtggttgctgttgttgctggcctGCCAGCTGTTAGTCGATTTGTGTGCAGTGCAGTCTCCTCATCGTGTGAGGTCAGCTTGACGCCAGCTAAGAGCAGCTTCTCTGCTTGAAGATGCACATCGGTCTTCTCTGCAGTTTGTGGATCGAGTGCTGCAATCTCCTGCTGCACTTGTTCATAGAAATTGTGGCCAGCAGTCAGTGCAGCTGCTTGACCAATGGACTCAATCACAGGCTCCTCGCTGCTGTAGCTGAGCTGACCAAGTGGCTCAACTGTCGTGCTGGTGGTTGAAGTGGAATCAAACTCAAATGCGAGTGGCACTTCGAAAGCTGGCGAATCTTCGAAAGGCGGCGACACTTCCAAAGATGGCGGCAACTCGAATGCTGGTGGCAATTCTGGTGCAATCAACAAAGCTTCCTCTTCAATGGGAACAGCTTCAGTGGTTGTGGAAGTGGTGCTGCTTGTGGTTTTTTCATTATTGAATTTGAGCTTGTGTTCAGTGTCTTTGTGAGCATCAATGGGTATCTCATTGGGCTTTTGAATTGTGAgtgattttgatttgttgtgtGGTTTAagatgtgtgtgggtgagagTCAATGTTGTAGGCGATAGACAGAGTAGCGATAGTAACAAAGATAAATggtaaagagagagaaattaagagatagaaagagtTGAAAGAGCGAGCATAGATAGATAGAGCAAGAGTTAAGCTAAagttttagttaattaattctTACCGTAAATCTGACTGTGCCCGGCGTCTGTTTGGGTCTGTTATAAACATAGGCTGAGTGTGACTTTCCTTTTCCCGCATCCTTCTCGTTGTTCTGCGTGGCAAAACCACGACTGAGGAACCTAAATGGTTGCTTCACCTTCTGCGGACTCATCGACTGATAGCCCGACACGCTGGGATCCAAGTCCGTGGAGACTTCCTCCAGCAGATTGTTGATATTCGA encodes the following:
- the LOC133840324 gene encoding serine-rich adhesin for platelets isoform X2, whose translation is MPRLRLRLLAWMPLLLLVAGSAAQAHFEDAEKANDYTDQQFDLRHTIPGEPGIDYPILSEVPKTSFVCKGRHEGYYADVESRCQAFRICAHTARTPQGFGFLCPNGTVFSQQKFVCDWYRNVDCDQSERYYDMNLDHSVGNTQQMMERVRQMMEYPTMTITKALQQQQQAPRNTHQTLSKDLSSVSGVLTQPAAINNGKPVLRGEDIKSEPLPAPTPAAVAPHDDDDIYVNSLGELSSDPGIQFDHTNAHIIAEYPRLEELEDTPAGSQEQMAPEYIKQIRNTKDEATQLDLVSNINNLLEEVSTDLDPSVSGYQSMSPQKVKQPFRFLSRGFATQNNEKDAGKGKSHSAYVYNRPKQTPGTVRFTPNEIPIDAHKDTEHKLKFNNEKTTSSTTSTTTEAVPIEEEALLIAPELPPAFELPPSLEVSPPFEDSPAFEVPLAFEFDSTSTTSTTVEPLGQLSYSSEEPVIESIGQAAALTAGHNFYEQVQQEIAALDPQTAEKTDVHLQAEKLLLAGVKLTSHDEETALHTNRLTAGRPATTATTTSTTTRTTARPTPTMMTSTETVTEISSTQERIRGYRRFAQKRVGNSNSILRRTTTPATSSSNNNHKSKTTTKTTARSTTPTRSYLERLAASRLRLSRLSLASKSTTPSSTSTATTAATTSITTQRTTASPLSAVRAGADLGPNKKVSVRHLDRETAQPKANWDTVQSNLQHFQVSRGNRVYTPATRASSSSTTTTSSSHHSTTSSSNHISSRPTIAATAQRGRNRHVTYRTQAPQQQRTRGTTTTTTPRSTTTTTQRTTASAALSTLSQQISAIASGYSYTAPNTHFNTPTTTQTQTQSQSHQQQQPQTQQSQQTLPQQLQTVQSTSSLSPSSAFLPFDKLTRAIVDESILQNFKSSQPQRGSATSSIQEQQQQRQQQQQLRQQQRNKPATTSVASNSNNYNYAKPAAAAAPAIASLTIPQRPVSLQQQHQQQQQQQQLPQVLLPTQPSIVIARAEGQRIAPNSPSNIINSLVNQPQPKGTPTSYVALSDFLNTKFGSSNTEGATTMQQQHVQHHQQQQQLRQSVKHQHQQQQQQQQQQQQQQQQHQQQQQQHQQQQQQHQQQQQQHQQQQQQLNYITQQYQQRHQQTVPQTQQLQPQQQLQHQQRYQQQQHFHVQQTQQQQITYQTQYQRPYQQQQPQQPQPQQQQQQQQQHFQQQQVQRPSIQSNQQPYLTPNIFVPYQQQQQHLPLFPPLAAAAAGKSSHLTVTRGQQQADHLNVLLPALPNGLIPAPTLQVAQKRSDLKVSELQLTSSNKESGNNKDMDQGQEIAFYSGRTSYQVPQSSVGRLPNDVTHLRRLRQRRY
- the LOC133840324 gene encoding serine-rich adhesin for platelets isoform X1, with the protein product MPRLRLRLLAWMPLLLLVAGSAAQAHFEDAEKANDYTDQQFDLRHTIPGEPGIDYPILSEVPKTSFVCKGRHEGYYADVESRCQAFRICAHTARTPQGFGFLCPNGTVFSQQKFVCDWYRNVDCDQSERYYDMNLDHSVGNTQQMMERVRQMMEYPTMTITKALQQQQQAPRNTHQTLSKDLSSVSGVLTQPAAINNGKPVLRGEDIKSEPLPAPTPAAVAPHDDDDIYVNSLGELSSDPGIQFDHTNAHIIAEYPREYHFQKQKNFAERVNAGLEELEDTPAGSQEQMAPEYIKQIRNTKDEATQLDLVSNINNLLEEVSTDLDPSVSGYQSMSPQKVKQPFRFLSRGFATQNNEKDAGKGKSHSAYVYNRPKQTPGTVRFTPNEIPIDAHKDTEHKLKFNNEKTTSSTTSTTTEAVPIEEEALLIAPELPPAFELPPSLEVSPPFEDSPAFEVPLAFEFDSTSTTSTTVEPLGQLSYSSEEPVIESIGQAAALTAGHNFYEQVQQEIAALDPQTAEKTDVHLQAEKLLLAGVKLTSHDEETALHTNRLTAGRPATTATTTSTTTRTTARPTPTMMTSTETVTEISSTQERIRGYRRFAQKRVGNSNSILRRTTTPATSSSNNNHKSKTTTKTTARSTTPTRSYLERLAASRLRLSRLSLASKSTTPSSTSTATTAATTSITTQRTTASPLSAVRAGADLGPNKKVSVRHLDRETAQPKANWDTVQSNLQHFQVSRGNRVYTPATRASSSSTTTTSSSHHSTTSSSNHISSRPTIAATAQRGRNRHVTYRTQAPQQQRTRGTTTTTTPRSTTTTTQRTTASAALSTLSQQISAIASGYSYTAPNTHFNTPTTTQTQTQSQSHQQQQPQTQQSQQTLPQQLQTVQSTSSLSPSSAFLPFDKLTRAIVDESILQNFKSSQPQRGSATSSIQEQQQQRQQQQQLRQQQRNKPATTSVASNSNNYNYAKPAAAAAPAIASLTIPQRPVSLQQQHQQQQQQQQLPQVLLPTQPSIVIARAEGQRIAPNSPSNIINSLVNQPQPKGTPTSYVALSDFLNTKFGSSNTEGATTMQQQHVQHHQQQQQLRQSVKHQHQQQQQQQQQQQQQQQQHQQQQQQHQQQQQQHQQQQQQHQQQQQQLNYITQQYQQRHQQTVPQTQQLQPQQQLQHQQRYQQQQHFHVQQTQQQQITYQTQYQRPYQQQQPQQPQPQQQQQQQQQHFQQQQVQRPSIQSNQQPYLTPNIFVPYQQQQQHLPLFPPLAAAAAGKSSHLTVTRGQQQADHLNVLLPALPNGLIPAPTLQVAQKRSDLKVSELQLTSSNKESGNNKDMDQGQEIAFYSGRTSYQVPQSSVGRLPNDVTHLRRLRQRRY
- the LOC133840324 gene encoding putative uncharacterized protein DDB_G0271606 isoform X3, producing MPRLRLRLLAWMPLLLLVAGSAAQAHFEDAEKANDYTDQQFDLRHTIPGEPGIDYPILSEVPKTSFVCKGRHEGYYADVESRCQAFRICAHTARTPQGFGFLCPNGTVFSQQKFVCDWYRNVDCDQSERYYDMNLDHSVGNTQQMMERVRQMMEYPTMTITKALQQQQQAPRNTHQTLSKDLSSVSGVLTQPAAINNGKPVLRGEDIKSEPLPAPTPAAVAPHDDDDIYVNSLGELSSDPGIQFDHTNAHIIAEYPREYHFQKQKNFAERVNAGLEELEDTPAGSQEQMAPEYIKQIRNTKDEATQLDLVSNINNLLEEVSTDLDPSVSGYQSMSPQKVKQPFRFLSRGFATQNNEKDAGKGKSHSAYVYNRPKQTPGTVRFTNFKSSQPQRGSATSSIQEQQQQRQQQQQLRQQQRNKPATTSVASNSNNYNYAKPAAAAAPAIASLTIPQRPVSLQQQHQQQQQQQQLPQVLLPTQPSIVIARAEGQRIAPNSPSNIINSLVNQPQPKGTPTSYVALSDFLNTKFGSSNTEGATTMQQQHVQHHQQQQQLRQSVKHQHQQQQQQQQQQQQQQQQHQQQQQQHQQQQQQHQQQQQQHQQQQQQLNYITQQYQQRHQQTVPQTQQLQPQQQLQHQQRYQQQQHFHVQQTQQQQITYQTQYQRPYQQQQPQQPQPQQQQQQQQQHFQQQQVQRPSIQSNQQPYLTPNIFVPYQQQQQHLPLFPPLAAAAAGKSSHLTVTRGQQQADHLNVLLPALPNGLIPAPTLQVAQKRSDLKVSELQLTSSNKESGNNKDMDQGQEIAFYSGRTSYQVPQSSVGRLPNDVTHLRRLRQRRY